The following coding sequences are from one uncultured Desulfobacter sp. window:
- a CDS encoding ATP-binding protein: MIISIASGKGGTGKTTVATNLCASLDADLMLLDCDVEEPNAHLFLNPNITGEEKVNAPVPLVDQDLCTYCKKCMEICRYGAIAVAGKTVVTFPELCHSCGGCTVVCPEKAITETDRFIGTVETGTVNLPNTPAFGRGLLDIGQVMAPPVIRQVRKLEGQKALTIIDAPPGTSCPVIASMKETDFVLLVTEPTPFGLHDLTLAVEAVKLLGIPCGLVINRAGIGNDDVKAYAQKENIPVLLELPFDKRIASAYSKGELLVQALPEYKEKFKDLYTSIEAIVNRKGAA; encoded by the coding sequence ATGATTATCAGCATAGCAAGCGGAAAAGGCGGCACAGGCAAAACCACTGTGGCCACCAATCTTTGCGCAAGCCTTGATGCAGACCTTATGCTTTTAGACTGCGACGTGGAAGAGCCCAATGCCCATCTTTTTCTAAATCCCAACATCACCGGCGAAGAAAAGGTCAATGCACCGGTCCCCCTGGTGGACCAGGATCTCTGCACCTATTGCAAAAAATGCATGGAGATCTGCCGTTACGGCGCCATTGCCGTAGCCGGAAAAACAGTGGTGACATTTCCGGAACTGTGCCACTCCTGTGGCGGATGTACGGTCGTCTGCCCGGAAAAAGCCATCACCGAAACAGACCGATTCATCGGCACGGTGGAAACCGGCACAGTGAATCTGCCCAATACGCCGGCATTCGGCCGGGGACTTCTGGATATCGGCCAGGTCATGGCACCGCCGGTCATCAGACAGGTTCGCAAGTTGGAAGGACAAAAAGCGCTGACCATTATTGATGCCCCGCCGGGTACCTCCTGTCCCGTGATCGCATCCATGAAAGAGACGGATTTTGTGCTTCTGGTGACCGAACCCACCCCCTTTGGGCTGCACGACCTGACCCTGGCCGTGGAAGCGGTCAAGCTGCTGGGTATTCCCTGTGGCCTCGTAATCAACCGGGCAGGTATCGGCAATGATGATGTGAAAGCGTATGCCCAAAAGGAGAACATACCGGTCTTACTTGAACTTCCATTTGATAAGCGCATCGCCTCGGCCTATTCAAAGGGCGAACTGCTGGTCCAGGCCCTGCCCGAATACAAAGAGAAGTTTAAAGATCTGTACACATCCATTGAAGCCATCGTGAACCGGAAGGGGGCGGCCTGA
- a CDS encoding 3-deoxy-7-phosphoheptulonate synthase, which translates to MKLINDVNVESFFTLTPPEAIREKLPVSDKTADNVLAGRKEVQDILSGTDKRLMVIAGPCSIHDMDAAMEYARKMTALREDVKDKINLIMRVYFEKPRTTVGWKGLINDPFLDSTYNMEEGLQRARSLLIDINALGLPAATEILDPITPQYIAGLLSWVAIGARTTESQTHREMASGLSMPVGFKNGTDGSLTSAVNATQAAKAPQHFLGIDPGGKTAVVNTRGNQFCHIVLRGGTSPNYDPVSVGKAQARLREKGLLDAVIIDCSHDNSGQKYTGQSFVFKSAVDQRLDGNDRIVGLMLESNLFEGNQKCKCDGDAGDLKYGVSITDECISWETTETLIRDAFDKLP; encoded by the coding sequence ATGAAACTGATTAACGATGTAAATGTAGAGTCATTTTTCACCCTTACCCCCCCGGAAGCCATACGAGAGAAATTGCCTGTATCCGACAAGACAGCGGACAATGTCCTTGCCGGCCGCAAGGAAGTACAGGACATTTTGAGCGGCACGGACAAACGGTTGATGGTCATTGCAGGCCCCTGCTCCATCCATGATATGGATGCGGCCATGGAGTATGCCCGAAAAATGACGGCCCTGCGCGAAGACGTCAAAGACAAAATCAATCTGATTATGCGGGTCTATTTTGAAAAACCCCGAACCACGGTGGGCTGGAAAGGCCTGATCAACGACCCGTTCCTGGATTCCACATATAATATGGAAGAAGGACTCCAAAGGGCCAGATCCCTGCTGATCGACATCAATGCCTTGGGACTGCCTGCGGCAACGGAAATTTTAGACCCCATCACGCCCCAGTACATTGCAGGTCTTTTAAGCTGGGTGGCCATTGGCGCACGCACCACAGAGTCCCAGACACACCGGGAGATGGCCTCGGGGCTGTCCATGCCCGTTGGATTCAAAAACGGGACCGACGGCAGCCTGACGTCCGCGGTCAATGCCACCCAGGCCGCAAAAGCGCCCCAGCATTTCCTGGGCATTGATCCGGGCGGGAAGACCGCCGTTGTCAACACCCGGGGCAACCAGTTCTGCCATATTGTACTGCGCGGCGGGACTTCTCCCAACTATGATCCGGTATCCGTGGGAAAAGCCCAGGCCCGGCTCAGGGAAAAGGGTCTTCTGGATGCCGTGATCATTGACTGTTCCCATGACAACTCCGGACAGAAATACACAGGCCAGTCCTTTGTATTTAAAAGCGCCGTGGATCAAAGGCTGGACGGCAATGACAGGATTGTGGGCCTGATGCTGGAAAGCAATCTTTTTGAAGGCAATCAAAAATGCAAGTGCGACGGAGATGCAGGCGACCTTAAGTACGGGGTCTCCATCACGGACGAGTGCATCTCCTGGGAAACCACGGAAACGCTCATCCGCGACGCATTTGACAAGCTGCCTTAA
- a CDS encoding HD domain-containing phosphohydrolase, producing MGLAPEYFNDGSSFLAVDPLCINPASLTEFSLFERYPLKNGAYRFRCLLVDTSAVDIRRLKAMLEKWDTVYIHKNEVAAYKEYVKANLEFILNHDAIPPEKKTGILVRLSTDAIKETFAAPFVPQAKIGETVDNLEKFVSQAIDFLSGIESLKGIATMIGHDYDTHIHSIKVGWLCAVFIKANPDLFGNPSREKLKKVLVQATVAGCLHDLGKVKIPENVINKPGRLNNLEYVLMQSHPAFAAALLFDKNLPKETLMAILYHHENEDGSGYPCGLANDEIPLAAKICHIADVFDALTSARPYKKGKTPVEALKIMAGKNPYLDKLKNFEVEVVENARPPVTAIVRDDYDPKLRRLRERQMVEEEAAKRVEVRVKLRDKGMAHCFNQELLKRFIVTLSESESFDLSDIM from the coding sequence ATGGGTCTGGCACCGGAATATTTTAACGACGGCAGTTCTTTTTTGGCCGTTGATCCGTTATGTATAAATCCGGCTTCTCTGACAGAGTTTTCGTTGTTTGAACGATACCCACTCAAGAACGGCGCGTACAGGTTCCGGTGTCTGCTCGTGGATACCAGCGCGGTTGATATCCGGCGCCTTAAAGCCATGCTTGAAAAGTGGGATACCGTTTATATCCATAAAAATGAAGTTGCGGCGTATAAGGAATATGTAAAGGCGAACCTTGAATTTATCCTCAACCACGACGCCATCCCGCCTGAGAAAAAAACCGGTATCCTGGTTCGTTTGTCCACTGATGCAATTAAAGAGACCTTTGCCGCCCCTTTTGTGCCCCAGGCTAAAATTGGTGAAACCGTAGACAATCTTGAGAAATTTGTGTCCCAGGCCATCGATTTTTTGTCCGGCATAGAATCTTTAAAAGGCATTGCCACCATGATCGGCCATGATTATGATACCCATATCCATTCGATTAAGGTGGGATGGCTCTGTGCTGTCTTCATAAAGGCCAACCCGGATCTTTTCGGCAATCCCAGCAGGGAAAAGCTAAAAAAGGTCCTTGTTCAGGCGACTGTCGCCGGGTGTCTCCATGATCTGGGTAAGGTGAAAATTCCTGAAAATGTGATTAATAAACCCGGGCGCCTGAACAACCTTGAGTATGTTCTGATGCAGTCCCATCCCGCCTTTGCTGCGGCCCTGTTATTTGATAAAAATTTGCCCAAAGAAACACTTATGGCTATTTTGTATCACCATGAAAATGAAGACGGCAGCGGCTATCCCTGCGGCTTGGCCAATGATGAAATCCCCCTGGCAGCAAAAATATGCCATATTGCCGATGTGTTTGACGCGCTGACTTCGGCAAGGCCTTACAAAAAAGGAAAAACCCCGGTTGAGGCCTTGAAAATTATGGCTGGCAAAAATCCATATCTGGATAAATTGAAGAATTTTGAAGTTGAGGTTGTGGAAAATGCCCGACCGCCGGTAACAGCCATTGTGCGAGATGACTATGATCCTAAACTGAGGCGCTTACGGGAGCGTCAGATGGTTGAAGAAGAAGCGGCAAAACGGGTGGAAGTCAGGGTTAAATTGCGTGACAAGGGCATGGCTCATTGTTTTAACCAAGAATTGCTCAAGCGTTTTATTGTTACCCTGAGCGAATCTGAAAGCTTTGATCTCTCAGACATTATGTGA
- a CDS encoding YhbY family RNA-binding protein, with product MTQLTGAQRKYLRGLAHNLNPSALVGAKGVTDALIQEADNALNASELIKIKFIDHKEKDVKAALLDEISVRLKCHLAGTIGHVAVLYRPHPDPEKQKITLV from the coding sequence GTGACACAACTTACCGGCGCCCAGCGCAAATATCTAAGGGGCCTTGCCCATAACTTGAACCCTTCAGCCCTTGTGGGGGCAAAGGGCGTGACAGACGCCTTGATTCAAGAGGCGGACAATGCCCTGAATGCATCTGAATTGATCAAGATAAAATTTATTGATCACAAGGAAAAGGATGTAAAGGCGGCTCTGCTTGATGAGATCTCGGTACGGCTTAAATGCCATCTTGCCGGAACCATCGGCCATGTGGCTGTTCTTTACCGCCCCCATCCGGATCCGGAAAAACAAAAAATTACGTTGGTGTAA
- a CDS encoding MBL fold metallo-hydrolase: MQDTSFIVLRGNSMRLDGGTMFGNAAKALWQKWVPADENGMIDISSNCLLVKTGDYNILFETGCGAYLPPDMKRRFAMNEDAHVLMQSLAEHGLNGGDISHIVLSHLHFDHAGGLLSAWAPDREPNLLFPNALFVTGEEHFKRCKSPHYRDRASFIPGLAEKLQGTGRLVLKQDGDHLVVGDLTIEFVQSQGHTPGMLVSWILAQNGPVVYTTDLIPGLPWVNLPITMGYDRFAEKLVDEKKQMLDRAVDEDALLVFPHDPAHAAARVEMNPEKKRVMPAKVFDTLNMTL, from the coding sequence ATGCAGGATACTTCATTTATCGTTCTACGGGGCAACAGCATGCGTCTGGACGGCGGCACCATGTTCGGCAACGCCGCCAAAGCCCTGTGGCAGAAATGGGTCCCGGCAGATGAAAACGGCATGATTGATATTTCTTCAAACTGTCTGCTGGTGAAAACCGGGGATTACAACATCTTGTTTGAGACCGGATGCGGTGCATACCTTCCCCCTGACATGAAACGGCGGTTTGCGATGAATGAGGACGCGCATGTGCTGATGCAGTCCCTGGCGGAACATGGCTTAAATGGTGGGGATATCAGTCATATTGTGCTGTCCCATCTTCATTTTGACCATGCCGGTGGACTTTTAAGTGCCTGGGCACCGGACCGTGAACCGAATCTGCTTTTTCCCAATGCCCTGTTTGTGACAGGCGAAGAACATTTCAAGCGCTGCAAATCCCCCCATTACCGGGATCGTGCATCATTTATCCCAGGTCTTGCTGAAAAGCTCCAGGGTACAGGGCGCCTTGTGCTCAAGCAGGATGGCGATCATCTGGTGGTGGGGGATCTGACCATTGAATTCGTTCAAAGTCAGGGCCACACGCCGGGAATGCTGGTTTCCTGGATTTTGGCCCAAAACGGCCCGGTTGTTTATACAACAGATCTTATTCCGGGACTGCCCTGGGTCAACCTGCCCATCACCATGGGGTATGACCGGTTTGCCGAAAAACTGGTGGATGAGAAAAAACAGATGCTGGACCGGGCCGTTGATGAGGATGCCCTGCTGGTATTTCCCCATGACCCCGCCCATGCGGCTGCCCGGGTTGAAATGAATCCCGAGAAAAAAAGGGTGATGCCGGCGAAGGTTTTTGACACTTTAAACATGACCCTTTAA
- the ychF gene encoding redox-regulated ATPase YchF — MKVGIIGLPQTGKKTLFQILTGNEITDPAKAFKPVPGTADILDSRFDRLVEMYSPKKNVKARLDLVLLPKMEAETISKGDIFKDISDMDAVCHVVRAFEDEAVYHAEGSVDALRDFDMVNSELVMHDQIFVEKRIERLSAMVKKIKDEEQKKELALMEKMLAHLEQELPLRLLELSEDEEKLIRSYPFITLKKLVVAVNVAEDDLGNTDILDQFKDSCDALAIEAMLVSAKVEAEIAMLDNAEEKKEFLEDLGITSTALETLTALCLKSLNLISFFTVGEDEVRQWLVRKEAKAPTAAGVIHSDLERGFIRAEVFKYDELMELGSEAELKKNGKFYVEGKEYVVQDADILNIRFSV, encoded by the coding sequence ATGAAGGTAGGCATTATCGGGCTTCCCCAGACAGGAAAGAAAACATTGTTTCAGATTCTGACCGGAAATGAAATCACTGATCCGGCCAAGGCATTCAAGCCGGTGCCGGGCACGGCAGATATTCTGGATTCCAGGTTTGACCGGTTGGTGGAGATGTATTCCCCCAAAAAGAATGTCAAGGCGCGCCTTGACCTGGTGCTGCTGCCCAAAATGGAGGCTGAGACCATTTCCAAAGGCGATATATTCAAAGATATCTCCGACATGGACGCGGTGTGCCATGTGGTCCGGGCCTTTGAAGATGAAGCGGTTTACCATGCCGAAGGCAGTGTGGATGCCCTGCGCGATTTTGATATGGTGAACTCCGAGCTTGTGATGCACGATCAGATTTTTGTGGAAAAGCGCATTGAGCGCCTCTCTGCCATGGTCAAGAAAATCAAGGATGAAGAGCAGAAAAAAGAGCTGGCCCTCATGGAGAAGATGCTGGCCCATTTGGAGCAGGAATTGCCCTTGCGCCTGCTTGAGTTATCCGAAGATGAGGAGAAGCTGATCCGCTCCTATCCGTTTATCACACTGAAAAAACTGGTGGTCGCGGTCAATGTGGCCGAAGATGACCTGGGCAATACGGATATTCTGGATCAGTTTAAAGACAGCTGCGATGCCCTGGCCATAGAGGCGATGCTCGTTTCGGCCAAGGTGGAGGCGGAGATCGCCATGCTGGACAATGCCGAAGAAAAAAAGGAGTTCCTTGAGGATTTAGGTATCACCTCCACGGCCCTGGAAACCTTGACTGCCCTTTGCCTGAAGTCATTGAACCTGATTTCGTTTTTCACTGTGGGTGAAGATGAGGTCCGGCAGTGGCTGGTGCGAAAAGAAGCCAAGGCCCCCACAGCGGCTGGGGTTATCCATTCAGATCTTGAGCGCGGGTTTATCCGGGCCGAGGTGTTCAAATATGATGAACTCATGGAACTTGGCTCCGAGGCGGAGCTGAAAAAGAACGGCAAGTTCTATGTGGAAGGCAAGGAGTATGTGGTCCAGGATGCAGATATTTTAAATATCCGCTTTTCTGTATAG
- a CDS encoding MogA/MoaB family molybdenum cofactor biosynthesis protein: MNSHPHRTALPKHLKIAILSMSSTRTLDNDKSGLWIKKQSKKEGHEVVIHQVLPDDADAITDALEHIIDRIAPHAVIMTGGTGISPKDVTIEAVRPLFDKELTAFGPVFSQLSFEQIDSAAILSRATAGFIKGTAVFCMPGSINACKLACNDLIFPELGHLVKHAKE; encoded by the coding sequence ATGAACAGCCATCCCCATCGAACAGCGCTACCCAAGCACCTTAAAATCGCCATATTGTCCATGTCCTCCACCCGGACCCTGGACAATGATAAAAGCGGTTTATGGATCAAAAAACAGAGCAAAAAAGAGGGGCATGAAGTGGTGATTCACCAGGTGCTCCCCGACGATGCCGATGCCATCACCGATGCGCTTGAACATATTATCGATCGCATCGCCCCCCATGCCGTCATCATGACCGGCGGAACGGGCATCAGCCCCAAAGATGTGACCATAGAGGCGGTGCGTCCCCTGTTCGATAAAGAGCTGACAGCATTCGGGCCGGTATTTTCCCAGCTCAGCTTTGAACAGATTGACTCGGCCGCCATTTTATCCCGGGCCACGGCAGGCTTTATAAAAGGCACCGCCGTATTCTGCATGCCCGGCAGCATCAATGCCTGTAAACTGGCCTGCAACGATCTGATTTTCCCGGAACTTGGACATTTAGTTAAACATGCAAAGGAATAG
- the pyrR gene encoding bifunctional pyr operon transcriptional regulator/uracil phosphoribosyltransferase PyrR, with protein sequence MTKKKSILNDQDYKRIITRIAYEIIEKHKGIKNLALVGIQTRGDFLAKRLAEQIAAIEGTTPPVGSMDINMYRDDWTKISHQPTVRPSNIPFSVDDKDIILVDDVLFTGRTIRAAMEALMDFGRPARIELAILVDRGHRELPIQADYQGIFADTEPEDMIHVHVKEQDQEDCVYRELNI encoded by the coding sequence ATGACAAAAAAAAAGAGCATTCTCAATGATCAGGACTACAAACGGATCATCACCCGCATTGCCTACGAAATCATTGAAAAACACAAAGGGATAAAAAACCTGGCCCTGGTGGGAATTCAAACCCGGGGGGATTTTCTTGCAAAACGTCTGGCAGAGCAGATCGCAGCCATTGAAGGCACAACGCCGCCTGTGGGGTCCATGGACATCAACATGTACCGGGACGACTGGACAAAAATCAGCCACCAGCCCACGGTAAGGCCGTCGAACATCCCCTTTTCCGTGGATGACAAAGATATTATTCTGGTGGATGACGTACTGTTCACCGGCAGAACCATCCGGGCCGCCATGGAAGCATTGATGGATTTCGGCAGGCCCGCCCGCATTGAGCTGGCCATCCTGGTGGACAGGGGTCACAGGGAACTGCCCATCCAGGCCGATTACCAGGGGATCTTTGCGGACACGGAACCCGAGGACATGATCCATGTCCATGTCAAAGAGCAGGACCAGGAAGATTGTGTTTACAGGGAGTTAAATATCTGA
- a CDS encoding molybdenum cofactor guanylyltransferase, with translation MEQLDCTGVILAGGCNSRFPGTNKAFHKVGANSILGRIHALFATMFKEVILVVNEPGVFLDIDTLVVTDIDPSKCSLAGLHAGLFHASFEWSYVTACDVPFVSEKIIRYLFTQISPGKQVIIPRTREGLEPLSALYHKSCLPRIETTLEKKIFMVKKFYKPERVKQIPPQTLETLDPDLRFKFNVNTPADLETARGMDQEPGGGHGRE, from the coding sequence TTGGAACAATTAGACTGCACCGGGGTGATCCTGGCCGGCGGCTGCAACAGCAGATTCCCCGGTACAAATAAAGCATTTCACAAAGTTGGGGCAAACAGCATACTGGGCCGGATTCACGCCCTGTTTGCCACGATGTTTAAGGAAGTGATCCTGGTGGTCAATGAACCGGGGGTGTTTTTGGATATCGACACCTTGGTCGTAACGGATATTGATCCGTCCAAATGCTCGCTGGCAGGGCTTCATGCAGGACTCTTTCATGCAAGTTTTGAGTGGAGCTATGTCACGGCCTGTGATGTCCCGTTTGTCAGTGAAAAAATTATCCGCTATCTTTTTACGCAAATCAGTCCCGGCAAGCAGGTGATCATCCCCAGAACCCGGGAGGGGCTGGAACCGTTATCGGCCTTGTACCATAAATCCTGTCTGCCGAGAATTGAGACCACCCTTGAAAAAAAGATATTTATGGTTAAAAAGTTTTATAAGCCCGAACGGGTCAAGCAGATTCCGCCCCAAACCCTTGAGACCCTGGACCCGGATTTGCGGTTTAAATTTAATGTGAACACGCCCGCCGACCTTGAAACGGCCCGGGGGATGGACCAGGAGCCGGGCGGTGGGCATGGGCGTGAATAG
- a CDS encoding molybdenum cofactor biosynthesis protein MoaE, whose amino-acid sequence MDLPAMINQMKNHPDFSKAGMVLYHNGVVRDSSRDGRAVTGLSLTVDQKKLDEILNQTRAMPGIVEVMVHINSDVPLMVGDDVMFLAVAGDIREHVIDALTHCLNRIKTEATSKTQVFA is encoded by the coding sequence ATGGATTTACCGGCAATGATAAACCAGATGAAAAATCATCCCGATTTTTCCAAGGCAGGGATGGTGCTTTACCATAACGGCGTGGTCCGGGACAGTTCCCGGGACGGCAGGGCTGTCACCGGCCTGAGCCTCACCGTAGATCAAAAAAAACTGGATGAAATTTTAAACCAGACCCGGGCCATGCCCGGTATTGTGGAAGTGATGGTGCATATCAATTCGGATGTACCGCTGATGGTGGGAGATGATGTGATGTTTCTGGCCGTGGCCGGTGATATTCGCGAACACGTGATTGATGCCTTGACCCATTGCCTGAACCGGATAAAAACAGAAGCCACATCCAAAACCCAGGTGTTTGCCTGA
- the moaC gene encoding cyclic pyranopterin monophosphate synthase MoaC gives MNEFTHVDGQGRVRMVDVGEKSPTKRVAVAKGTVFMSMETLTAIVDEKVKKGNVLETARIAGVMAAKQTWSLIPMCHPLNITHARVDFEGDKENSCIHIEAEVSLTEKTGVEMEAMTAVSVAALTIYDMCKAYDKGMTISDIHLAFKSGGKSGTYTAPETAL, from the coding sequence GTGAACGAATTTACCCATGTGGACGGCCAGGGCCGTGTAAGAATGGTGGATGTGGGGGAAAAGTCGCCCACAAAACGTGTTGCCGTGGCAAAGGGAACGGTGTTCATGTCCATGGAAACGCTGACAGCCATTGTCGATGAAAAAGTAAAAAAGGGCAATGTGCTTGAAACGGCACGTATTGCAGGGGTCATGGCGGCCAAGCAGACCTGGTCTTTGATTCCCATGTGCCACCCGCTGAACATCACCCATGCCCGGGTTGATTTTGAAGGTGACAAGGAAAACAGCTGTATTCACATTGAAGCCGAAGTCTCCCTGACCGAAAAAACCGGGGTGGAGATGGAAGCCATGACCGCCGTCAGTGTCGCGGCCCTGACCATTTATGATATGTGCAAGGCCTATGACAAGGGGATGACAATCTCCGATATTCACCTGGCCTTTAAATCCGGTGGAAAAAGCGGTACCTACACAGCCCCCGAAACCGCTTTATGA
- a CDS encoding DNA recombination protein RmuC: MSTDNLAFLGAGFVLGLLTALGLGKLVMHFFSDRFKRLSDQALYENSRQFMDMAQSHFNGYVQQAHQDFKGKEDAFARAVDPVQRMLERYEQRLGTMEKDRSQAFGAISQYLSDMAKTQHQLAKETDNLVKALRVPHVRGRWGEVTLRRAVELAGMVDHCDFVEQDAHGSGKGSLRPDMVVKLPGDRQVVVDAKVPLMAYLDALEATDEKRQKERLDDHARQVMAHVVQLGSKNYAAAFSPSPEFVVLFIPGENFFSAALAARPDLIEKGVAHGVILATPTTLIALLKTVAYVWLQQAGYENARAIRELGLELFERLSTMAGHMNRLGKDIERTAATFNRTVGAMEKRVLVSARKFENLGVSSTRLPDCNPVPEPAVTLKRMKETHTES, translated from the coding sequence ATGAGCACAGATAACCTGGCTTTTTTAGGGGCCGGGTTTGTGCTCGGTCTGTTAACGGCGCTGGGTCTTGGTAAACTGGTCATGCATTTTTTTTCAGACCGGTTCAAGCGGTTGTCCGACCAGGCGCTTTATGAAAACTCCCGGCAGTTCATGGACATGGCCCAGTCTCATTTCAATGGATATGTTCAGCAGGCCCATCAGGATTTCAAGGGGAAAGAAGACGCCTTTGCCCGGGCTGTTGATCCGGTGCAGCGCATGCTCGAACGGTATGAGCAGCGACTTGGGACCATGGAAAAGGATCGAAGCCAGGCCTTTGGTGCCATCAGTCAGTATTTATCGGATATGGCAAAAACCCAGCATCAGCTTGCCAAAGAGACGGATAACCTGGTCAAGGCCCTGCGCGTGCCCCATGTCCGGGGCCGATGGGGGGAGGTCACCCTGAGACGGGCCGTGGAACTGGCCGGTATGGTTGACCATTGTGATTTTGTTGAGCAGGATGCCCACGGATCTGGCAAGGGATCGCTCCGGCCGGATATGGTGGTGAAGCTGCCCGGCGACCGCCAGGTGGTGGTGGATGCCAAGGTGCCGCTTATGGCCTATCTGGATGCTTTGGAAGCAACCGATGAGAAAAGACAGAAAGAACGGCTTGATGACCATGCCCGCCAGGTCATGGCCCATGTTGTCCAATTGGGCTCAAAAAATTATGCCGCAGCCTTCAGCCCAAGCCCTGAGTTTGTGGTTCTGTTTATCCCCGGGGAAAATTTTTTTTCCGCCGCTTTGGCCGCCCGGCCTGATCTTATTGAAAAGGGCGTGGCCCACGGCGTGATCCTGGCCACGCCCACCACGCTGATTGCCCTGCTTAAGACCGTGGCCTATGTGTGGCTGCAGCAGGCCGGCTACGAAAATGCCCGGGCCATCCGGGAACTTGGCCTGGAACTTTTTGAGCGGCTCTCCACCATGGCCGGGCACATGAACCGGCTGGGAAAGGATATTGAGCGCACCGCCGCCACCTTTAACCGAACGGTGGGCGCCATGGAAAAACGGGTGCTGGTCTCGGCCCGTAAATTTGAAAATTTAGGCGTTTCCAGCACACGGCTGCCCGATTGTAATCCTGTGCCGGAACCTGCTGTAACCCTGAAACGGATGAAAGAAACGCATACGGAAAGCTAA
- a CDS encoding murein transglycosylase A, protein MMSLVRRPVLFYLLLVLIVPGPLGCRNKKKVQDPRGNPLVKVAASDLPEFRDTLFLQDLKASIDQSLLYFNRVPPSRTYTYGPDVYTAAHMILSLETFKAFLATRPSPNDLNRFVRGNFTVYKSVGGSNKDVLFTGYFEPTYPGSRTPGPEYPWPVYPMPDDLFQIDLSEFSGAYKNHKRLMARIDPEARRVRPYYTRAQINNQPDFSDKARPVVWLANRIDRFFLEIQGSGRVALADGGIMRLHYAGVNGRKYSAVGKYLIDKNEVPREKMSMQAIREWLSTHPDRMDEVLFTNESFVFFKEGQGGPFGCIGVAVTPVRSIATDTKLFPKGGLAFIQTALPVGVGQPKENWPRTSLFVLNQDTGGAIKGPGRVDLFCGADDWADYTAGHMTARGQLYFLVLTPKD, encoded by the coding sequence ATGATGAGCCTTGTACGAAGACCTGTTCTGTTTTATCTGTTGCTGGTATTGATTGTCCCAGGCCCCTTGGGGTGCCGGAATAAGAAAAAAGTGCAAGATCCCCGGGGCAATCCGCTGGTCAAGGTTGCCGCGTCAGACCTGCCCGAATTCAGGGACACATTGTTTTTGCAGGACCTTAAGGCGTCCATTGATCAAAGTCTTCTCTATTTTAACCGGGTCCCGCCTTCCCGGACCTATACCTATGGACCGGATGTGTACACGGCCGCCCATATGATCTTATCCCTTGAAACCTTTAAAGCATTTCTTGCAACCAGGCCCTCCCCCAATGATTTGAACCGGTTTGTCCGGGGAAATTTTACGGTCTACAAAAGCGTGGGCGGTTCCAATAAAGATGTGCTGTTTACCGGATATTTTGAACCCACCTATCCGGGCAGCCGCACCCCGGGACCGGAGTATCCCTGGCCGGTTTATCCCATGCCCGACGATCTGTTCCAGATTGATCTGTCTGAATTCTCCGGTGCCTATAAGAACCACAAACGGCTCATGGCCCGTATCGATCCGGAGGCCCGCAGGGTCAGGCCCTACTACACCCGGGCGCAGATCAATAATCAGCCGGACTTTTCAGACAAAGCCCGGCCCGTGGTCTGGCTGGCCAACCGCATTGACCGTTTTTTTCTGGAAATTCAAGGGTCGGGCAGGGTAGCACTTGCCGATGGTGGGATCATGCGCCTGCACTATGCCGGGGTGAATGGCCGTAAATACAGTGCGGTGGGAAAATATCTCATTGATAAAAATGAAGTGCCAAGAGAAAAGATGTCCATGCAGGCGATCCGGGAATGGCTCTCCACCCATCCGGACCGCATGGACGAGGTGCTGTTTACCAATGAAAGCTTTGTGTTTTTCAAAGAAGGCCAGGGCGGGCCCTTTGGCTGCATCGGTGTTGCTGTAACCCCTGTGCGCTCCATTGCCACGGACACCAAATTGTTTCCCAAAGGGGGGCTTGCCTTTATCCAGACGGCGCTGCCCGTGGGTGTGGGGCAGCCAAAAGAAAATTGGCCCAGGACATCTTTATTTGTGCTCAACCAGGATACCGGCGGGGCCATCAAGGGACCTGGCCGGGTGGATCTGTTTTGCGGTGCCGATGACTGGGCCGATTACACGGCCGGCCACATGACGGCCAGGGGGCAGCTCTATTTTCTCGTTCTTACCCCCAAAGATTAA